From the Lolium rigidum isolate FL_2022 chromosome 2, APGP_CSIRO_Lrig_0.1, whole genome shotgun sequence genome, one window contains:
- the LOC124692799 gene encoding uncharacterized protein LOC124692799: MGDHVAVDVGGLIASRAGEALGLPSCGEEVEALIGMVECRICQEEDLAKNLESPCACNGSLKYAHRECVQRWCNEKGDIICEICHASYKPGYTAPPRIQHDETTIEISGNWSISGNHLELHDPRILAMAAAQHHLLEDEYDQYTTTNNNAAAFCRSIFLILMALLLLRHTLTITSSDDEDDASAIFSLFLLRAAGFLLPCYIMAWAISIMQRQRQRQEEAMLLPTEVAIILHPNGTMQFTVSPEIPASPRLEPAQ, from the exons ATGGGGGATCATGTTGCGGTGGATGTCGGGGGGCTCATAGCGTCCCGCGCCGGTGAGGCACTGGGGCTGCCGTCCTGCGGGGAAGAAGTGGAGGCGCTGATTGGGATGGTGGAGTGCCGCATCTGCCAAGAGGAGGACCTGGCCAAGAACCTTGAGAGCCCCTGTGCTTGCAACGGCAGCCTAAAG TATGCTCACAGGGAGTGTGTGCAGCGATGGTGTAATGAGAAGGGGGACATAATCTGTGAAATCTGCCATGCC TCGTACAAGCCTGGTTACACCGCCCCACCCCGGATACAGCACGATGAGACTACTATAGAGATAAG TGGCAATTGGTCCATCTCTGGCAATCATTTGGAATTACATGATCCTCGAATCTTGGCCATGGCGGCTGCTCAGCACCATTTACTTGAAGATGAGTATGATCAATATACCACAACAAACAATAACGCTGCTGCCTTTTGCCGCTCAATATTTCTGATT CTAATGGCTCTTCTGCTCTTGAGGCACACACTAACCATCACtagtagtgatgatgaagatgatgcatCTGCTATTTTCTCG TTATTCCTTTTGAGGGCGGCTGGATTTCTTCTACCATGCTACATCATGGCCTGGGCTATTAGTATCATGCAGCGTCAAAGACAAAGACAG GAAGAAGCAATGCTATTACCAACAGAAGTGGCAATCATTCTCCATCCGAATGGGACGATGCAGTTCACTGTGTCACCTGAAATTCCTGCCTCACCTCGTCTGGAACCAGCCCAGTAG